The following proteins come from a genomic window of Nostoc sp. TCL26-01:
- a CDS encoding phosphotransferase, with protein sequence MEQSYISVIHSIPDGAALINTVLCHYPISMPLGCKLYKRGLDDTYLVETEDKNYILRIYRRSWRNKQEIDFELEVLAFLHAQSQAKPTLFDFDQCGYGWRAFDIAKFLHASLRMNINITVRNKFVEGYQTIRQLSQDELESIPIFMKAAHIWLMGISANAGEEILPYGWFTDEWLDSRLTMLRSLDMMRTT encoded by the coding sequence ATGGAGCAATCTTACATTTCTGTTATTCATTCGATTCCTGATGGTGCAGCTTTAATTAATACTGTACTCTGCCATTATCCAATCAGTATGCCTCTTGGTTGCAAGTTGTATAAACGAGGACTCGATGATACTTATTTAGTAGAAACAGAAGACAAAAATTATATTTTGCGAATTTATCGACGTAGTTGGCGAAATAAGCAAGAGATTGATTTTGAGCTAGAAGTATTAGCATTTTTACACGCACAAAGTCAGGCGAAGCCGACACTATTTGATTTTGATCAATGTGGCTATGGTTGGCGTGCTTTTGATATTGCTAAATTTCTCCACGCATCGCTAAGAATGAACATAAATATTACAGTTAGGAATAAATTTGTTGAAGGTTATCAAACTATTCGTCAACTTAGTCAAGATGAACTGGAATCAATTCCTATATTTATGAAAGCTGCCCATATTTGGTTGATGGGAATTAGTGCTAATGCAGGTGAAGAAATTCTACCTTATGGATGGTTTACAGATGAGTGGTTAGATTCACGTTTAACTATGTTAAGAAGTCTAGATATGATGAGAACCACATGA
- a CDS encoding class I SAM-dependent methyltransferase — protein sequence MTSNLALYKAIADQITTSPQQRITFAEYMDMVLYHPEYGYYASNAVKIGLQGGDFFTSVNLGSDFGELLAEQFVQMWEILGKPVPFYLVEMGAGQGLLALHILQYTQQKYADLFAGLQYLIVEKSPGLRQEQQQRLQDLPVHWCNLEDITPNSITGCFFANELVDAFPVHQFIVEDRELREIYVTLGEDGKLEEVTGEPSTPQLAAYFNLVGIDLACGGYGDGYRSEINLAALDWLSIVADRLQQGYVLTIDYGYPASRYYNPRRSLGTLQCYYQHRHHDNPYVNLGQQDITAHVDFTALERWGESCSLEKVGLTQQGLFLMALGLGNRIAALSHQEIPISELLKRREALHQLIDPTGLGNFGVLIQSKGLEKKHSWQILKGLAMPE from the coding sequence ATGACTTCTAATTTAGCGCTCTACAAAGCCATAGCTGATCAAATTACCACAAGTCCCCAACAACGCATTACTTTTGCTGAATACATGGACATGGTACTATATCATCCTGAATATGGTTACTATGCCAGCAATGCAGTCAAAATTGGCTTACAAGGTGGCGACTTTTTCACCTCCGTTAATCTGGGATCTGACTTTGGTGAGTTACTCGCAGAACAATTTGTGCAGATGTGGGAAATATTGGGGAAACCTGTACCCTTTTATTTGGTAGAAATGGGTGCGGGACAAGGACTTTTGGCGTTGCATATCCTACAATACACTCAGCAAAAATATGCCGATTTGTTTGCTGGATTGCAATATCTCATTGTGGAAAAATCTCCAGGATTAAGACAAGAACAACAACAGCGTTTACAAGACTTACCTGTGCATTGGTGCAATCTCGAAGACATTACACCTAACTCAATTACTGGCTGTTTCTTTGCTAATGAATTAGTCGATGCCTTTCCTGTACATCAGTTTATTGTAGAAGACAGGGAACTGCGCGAGATTTATGTAACTCTGGGGGAAGATGGGAAGTTAGAGGAAGTTACGGGAGAACCTTCTACACCCCAGCTAGCAGCATATTTCAACTTAGTAGGGATTGATTTAGCGTGTGGTGGTTATGGGGATGGCTACCGTAGTGAAATTAATTTAGCAGCTTTAGACTGGTTGAGTATAGTAGCAGACCGCTTACAACAAGGGTATGTGCTAACAATTGATTATGGCTACCCCGCTAGTCGTTACTATAACCCCAGGCGATCGCTAGGAACACTCCAGTGCTACTATCAGCATCGTCATCATGATAACCCCTATGTCAATCTGGGACAACAAGACATCACCGCCCATGTTGACTTTACCGCTTTAGAACGATGGGGTGAAAGTTGTAGTTTAGAGAAGGTTGGTTTGACGCAACAAGGTTTATTTTTGATGGCGCTAGGCTTAGGAAACCGCATTGCAGCCCTCTCTCACCAAGAAATACCCATATCTGAGTTGCTAAAACGACGGGAAGCACTACACCAACTCATTGATCCTACAGGATTAGGTAACTTTGGCGTGTTAATTCAAAGCAAAGGATTAGAGAAAAAACACTCTTGGCAAATACTCAAAGGATTAGCGATGCCAGAGTAA
- a CDS encoding NAD(P)-dependent oxidoreductase — protein sequence MKVAFLGTGLMGLPMAQRLLAADIQVVAYNRTPEKLAPLQAAGAEVVTHPRHAIRAAECIILMLTNAAAIYHVLLSDTSWRTLEGRTIIQMGTITSTQSQEIRDSVVGGGGEYIEAPVLGSIPEAKAGTLTVMVGAEPQQYERHLDLLQNFGPEPLLIGPVGTASGLKLALNQLIASLTTSFALSLAFVQRQDIDVEKFMQVLRNSALYAPTFDKKLQRMLDGNYANPNFPTKHLLKDTDLFISEAQYLGLDLSSIETVQKILQTTMKMSFANDDYSALFSVIRDWGEMSGG from the coding sequence ATGAAGGTGGCATTTCTGGGAACTGGACTCATGGGACTACCAATGGCCCAAAGATTGTTAGCAGCAGATATACAGGTAGTTGCCTACAACCGCACCCCAGAAAAACTAGCACCCTTACAAGCGGCTGGTGCAGAAGTGGTGACACATCCTCGTCATGCCATTCGGGCTGCTGAGTGCATCATCCTCATGCTGACGAACGCTGCCGCAATTTATCATGTGTTACTTTCAGATACTTCTTGGCGGACTTTGGAAGGACGTACCATCATCCAAATGGGGACAATTACTTCTACACAAAGCCAAGAAATTCGAGATTCTGTAGTTGGTGGTGGTGGTGAATATATAGAAGCGCCAGTGTTAGGAAGTATCCCGGAAGCCAAAGCCGGAACGCTGACAGTCATGGTAGGTGCTGAACCCCAACAATATGAACGTCACCTAGATTTACTTCAGAACTTTGGCCCTGAACCTTTACTCATCGGGCCGGTAGGAACTGCATCTGGGTTAAAATTAGCCCTCAATCAACTCATAGCTTCATTAACCACTAGTTTTGCCCTCAGTTTAGCTTTTGTCCAGCGTCAGGATATTGATGTGGAAAAATTCATGCAAGTCTTGCGTAATAGTGCATTGTATGCACCTACTTTTGACAAAAAGCTCCAAAGAATGTTAGACGGCAATTATGCCAACCCTAATTTTCCTACAAAACACCTACTCAAAGACACAGATTTGTTTATCTCCGAAGCTCAATATCTTGGTTTGGATCTCAGCAGCATTGAAACAGTGCAGAAGATTTTACAAACAACAATGAAAATGTCATTTGCTAATGATGATTACTCGGCGCTGTTTTCTGTAATTAGAGATTGGGGAGAGATGAGTGGAGGGTAG
- the murQ gene encoding N-acetylmuramic acid 6-phosphate etherase, giving the protein MTNLQERGHLLTEQVNPLSLNLDQLSSLALVELFNSEDQKAVAAVAAAKEELAQAIEQTAARLHQGGRLFYIGAGTSGRLGVLDAAECPPTFCTPPELVQGIIAGGAGALVRSSEDLEDRAEDGDAAISQRHVTQLDVVVGITAGGTTPFVHGALNAARQRGALTIFIACVPVEQFSFEADIDIRLLTGPEVLTGSTRLKAGTATKLTLNILSTGVMVKLGKVYGNRMVDVAVTNQKLRDRALRILQDLTGLSREAAGYLLERSGKWVKLALLMHWTGLDKVAGDRLLSAHQGDLRAAVASHNQNEKT; this is encoded by the coding sequence ATGACAAATTTACAAGAACGTGGGCATTTACTGACGGAACAAGTGAATCCTCTGAGTCTGAATTTAGACCAGCTAAGTTCATTGGCATTGGTGGAACTATTTAATAGCGAAGACCAGAAAGCTGTGGCGGCGGTAGCTGCGGCTAAGGAGGAGTTAGCTCAGGCGATTGAGCAGACAGCAGCACGGTTGCACCAAGGTGGACGCTTATTTTACATTGGGGCTGGCACAAGTGGTAGGTTGGGAGTATTAGATGCGGCTGAGTGTCCCCCGACTTTCTGCACCCCCCCAGAGTTGGTACAGGGAATTATTGCTGGTGGTGCTGGGGCTTTAGTCCGTAGTTCTGAGGATTTAGAGGATAGAGCAGAAGATGGAGATGCAGCAATAAGTCAACGCCATGTCACCCAGCTAGATGTGGTGGTAGGAATTACTGCTGGTGGCACAACGCCATTTGTCCACGGAGCGCTGAATGCTGCTCGTCAACGAGGTGCGTTGACAATTTTTATTGCCTGTGTACCGGTGGAACAGTTTAGCTTTGAGGCGGATATTGATATTCGGTTATTGACAGGGCCAGAAGTATTGACTGGTTCCACCCGCCTGAAAGCCGGCACAGCCACGAAATTGACCTTGAATATCTTGTCTACTGGGGTAATGGTCAAGCTAGGTAAGGTTTACGGAAATCGCATGGTGGATGTAGCAGTAACCAATCAAAAATTACGCGATCGCGCTTTACGCATCTTACAAGACCTCACCGGATTAAGTCGAGAAGCAGCAGGTTATTTGTTAGAACGCAGTGGCAAGTGGGTAAAACTGGCACTATTAATGCACTGGACAGGATTAGACAAAGTAGCAGGCGATCGCTTATTATCAGCACATCAAGGTGATCTCAGAGCAGCTGTTGCTAGTCATAATCAGAACGAAAAAACCTAG
- a CDS encoding DUF3110 domain-containing protein gives MITPMRVFVLIFNANTENEGIHTVRVGDRNKILMFESQDDALRFALMLEAQDFPSPAVEAIDAEEIKEFCENADYDWELIPENSDLVIPPERNVEDTDWQPDGQYEQNDNESFDIDQVPPAQEPEFSATELENIRRKLEGLL, from the coding sequence ATGATTACGCCAATGCGGGTTTTTGTTTTGATTTTTAATGCTAATACAGAAAATGAAGGGATTCATACGGTCAGAGTCGGCGATCGCAATAAAATTTTGATGTTTGAGTCCCAAGATGATGCCCTCCGTTTTGCTTTAATGTTGGAAGCTCAGGATTTTCCATCTCCGGCGGTAGAAGCGATCGATGCTGAAGAAATTAAGGAGTTTTGCGAAAATGCTGATTATGATTGGGAACTGATCCCAGAAAACAGCGACCTAGTGATTCCTCCAGAAAGAAACGTAGAAGACACTGATTGGCAACCAGATGGTCAATATGAGCAAAATGATAATGAAAGTTTCGATATTGACCAAGTACCACCAGCCCAAGAACCAGAATTTTCAGCGACGGAACTGGAAAATATTCGTCGTAAACTCGAAGGACTATTGTAA